A genomic window from Spodoptera frugiperda isolate SF20-4 chromosome 29, AGI-APGP_CSIRO_Sfru_2.0, whole genome shotgun sequence includes:
- the LOC118268426 gene encoding probable elastin-binding protein EbpS, whose translation MKFLQVALFCALAVAATAHIIHLHHPHHHKDIKVNLITKIGLQSCSTDSDCGELCHCINQECQCFVGGEHDLTQDVKQDNQHLHQDVKQDNQHLHQDVSQDNQHLHQDVSQDNKSVKQDNKSLNQDNKSLNQDNKSLNQETPPPDQTKRSKRSVSQNDKNLKQDNQHLKQDVSQDNKSVKQDVTQDNKSLKQDNKSLKQDNKSLKQDNKSLKQDNKSLKQDNKSFKQDNKSLKQDNKSLNQKEPPEVQKKHSKRSVNQNDKDIKQDIKQDVSQDNKSVKQDNKSLNQEVPPPDQKTRSKRSVSQNDKDLSQDNQHLNQDVSQDNKSVKQDNKSVKQDNKSVKQDNKSLNQEVPPPDQKTRSKRSVSQNDKDLSQDNQHLNQDVSQDNKSVKQDNKSVKQDNKSLNQDNKSLNQDNKSLNQDNKSLKQDNKSLNQDNKSLNQDVSQDNKSVKQDNKTR comes from the exons ATGAAGTTCCTACAAGTAGCTCTGTTTTGCGCACTCGCCGTGGCGGCGACTGCTCATATTATACATCTACACCACCCACACCACCATAAGGATATCAAGGTCAACTTGATCACAAAAATcg GATTGCAGTCCTGCAGTACCGACTCTGATTGTGGAGAACTGTGCCATTGTATCAACCAAGAGTGCCAATGTTTTGTTGGTGGAGAGCACGATCTGACGCAAGATGTGAAACAAGATAACCAACATCTGCACCAAGATGTGAAGCAAGATAACCAACATCTGCACCAAGACGTGTCGCAAGATAACCAACACCTGCACCAAGACGTATCACAAGATAACAAAAGTGTGAAGCAAGACAACAAGAGTCTGAATCAAGACAACAAGAGTCTGAATCAAGACAACAAGAGTCTGAATCAAGAAACGCCACCACCAGATCAAACGAAACGTAGCAAGCGATCTGTGAGTCAAAACGACAAAAACTTGAAACAAGATAACCAACATCTGAAGCAAGATGTGTCTCAAGATAACAAAAGTGTGAAGCAAGATGTGACACAAGATAACAAAAGCCTGAAACAAGACAACAAGAGCCTGAAACAAGACAACAAGAGCCTGAAACAAGACAACAAGAGCCTGAAACAAGACAACAAGAGCCTGAAACAAGACAACAAGAGCTTTAAACAAGACAACAAGAGTCTTAAACAAGACAACAAGAGTCTGAATCAAAAGGAACCACCAGAAGTACAAAAGAAACATAGCAAGCGATCTGTGAATCAAAACGACAAAGATATCAAGCAAGATATCAAGCAAGACGTATCACAAGATAACAAAAGCGTGAAGCAAGACAACAAGAGTCTGAATCAAGAAGTACCACCACCAGATCAAAAGACACGTAGCAAGCGATCTGTGAGTCAAAACGACAAAGACTTGTCACAAGATAACCAACATCTGAACCAAGATGTGTCTCAAGATAACAAAAGTGTGAAACAAGACAACAAAAGTGTGAAGCAAGACAACAAAAGTGTGAAGCAAGACAACAAGAGTCTGAATCAAGAAGTGCCACCACCAGATCAAAAGACACGTAGCAAGCGATCTGTGAGTCAAAACGACAAAGACTTGTCACAAGATAACCAACACCTGAACCAAGATGTGTCTCAAGATAACAAAAGTGTGAAACAAGACAACAAAAGTGTGAAGCAAGACAACAAGAGCCTGAATCAAGATAACAAGAGCCTGAATCAAGACAACAAGAGTCTGAATCAAGACAACAAGAGTCTGAAACAAGACAACAAGAGTCTCAATCAAGACAATAAGAGTCTGAATCAAGATGTGTCACAGGATAACAAAAGTGTGAAGCAAGACAACAAGACGCGTTAA